From the genome of Chanos chanos chromosome 5, fChaCha1.1, whole genome shotgun sequence, one region includes:
- the snorc gene encoding protein SNORC, with the protein MSLRLSKEPTHKEQRRLPREHLVGTMAFFSDSLSQLLFLTVLALCVLLVRTETVAGAAPTLQSDNQDTLSGGGALDITTKDPFHDVTENAFTFEYDDTTYSQAMDEEEGVLGPGAITAIVIAVFLGASVLLALIVITLRKFTAS; encoded by the exons ATGAGCCTTAGACTGTCGAAGGAG CCAACGCACAAGGAGCAGAGGAGACTCCCCCGTGAACACCTCGTAGGAACCATGGCCTTCTTCAGTgacagcctgtctcagctcctcttcctcaccgtCCTGGCCCTCTGCGTGCTTCTCGTTCGGACAG agACGGTGGCTGGCGCCGCTCCGACCCTTCAGAGCGATAACCAAGATACGTTGTCGGGTGGCGGGGCCCTCGACATCACGACAAAAGACCCGTTCCACGACGTGACAGAAAACGCTTTCACCTTTGAGTATGACGACACGACGTACTCACAGGCTATGGATGAAGAAGAAG gCGTTCTGGGTCCTGGCGCTATCACTGCCATCGTCATCGCCGTGTTCCTGGGCGCATCGGTGCTTCTCGCTCTTATAGTCATCACTCTCAGGAAATTCACAGCCTCTTAG